The Streptomyces cyanogenus DNA segment GCGGGGTACTTGTCGGCCTGGGTGCCCACGCCGACCCGGTCCAGCAGGGCCCGCGCCTTTTCCTCGGCCTGCTTCTTGTCCGCCCTGCGGACCTTGACCTGGCCCAGCATCACGTTCTCGAGCACGGTCTTGTGCGCGAAGAGGTTGAACGACTGGAAGACCATCCCGACGTCGGCGCGCAGCCGGGCCAGTTCGCGGCCCTCGTGCGGCAGCGGCTTGCCGTCGATCGTGATCGTGCCCGAGTCGATCGTCTCCAGGCGGTTGATGGTGCGGCACAGCGTCGACTTTCCGGACCCGGAGGGCCCGATGACCACGACGACCTCGCCGCGGGCGATCGTCAGGTCGATGTCCTGGAGCACGTGCAACGCGCCGAAGTGCTTGTTGACGCTCTTCAGGACGACCAGTTCGTCGGACGTGGCCGCGTCCTCCTTGGCCACCGTTACTTTGGTCATCGCTCTCAGGCTCCGTCCTCCTCGGGTTTCCGAGGACAGTAATGAGGGGCTGTGACCTGCGTCATCACATCTGAGGGAGATCTGAGCATCACGATCCGATAGCAATCGGACACGTGTCGTAGTACATGCGCCCGCCGTGCGTATCGGCCGGGTAACGGAAGTGGCAGGCAACCCGAACGCTCTTGACGCCGTCCTTAACCATCAGCGTCACTGCCATGGTGCACGCGCGCGTGGGCGCGATCTACAAGTCCGCCGAAAACCGAGACCGTACGACCGCTGAACCGGAGGGGGCCGGGATGAGACTGCTGCTCGTCGAGGACGACAACCATGTCGCCGCGGCCCTGTCGGCCGTGCTCGCGCGGCACGGCTTCCACGTCACCCACGCGCGCAGCGGCGAGGAGGCCCTCCAGGCGCTCGTCCCCGAGGGCAACGGCTTCGGTGTCGTCCTGCTCGACCTCGGTCTGCCCGACCAGGACGGCTACGAGGTCTGCGGCAAGATCCGCAAGCGCACCAGCACCCCGGTGATCATGGTGACCGCGCGCTCCGACGTCCGCTCCCGCATCCACGGGCTCAACATGGGCGCCGACGACTACGTCGTCAAGCCGTACGACACCGGGGAACTGCTCGCCCGGATCCACGCCGTCAGCCGGCGCACCGCCCACGAGGACCCCACGACCGGCGGCGAGGACACGCTGCTCCTCGGCCCGGTCCGCATCGAACTGCCCACCCGCCAGGTCACCGTGGACGGCGCGGTCATCCAGCTGACCCGCAAGGAGTTCGACCTGCTCGCGCTGCTCGCGCAGCGGCCCGGGGTGGTCTTCCGGCGCGAACAGATCA contains these protein-coding regions:
- a CDS encoding response regulator transcription factor, which encodes MRLLLVEDDNHVAAALSAVLARHGFHVTHARSGEEALQALVPEGNGFGVVLLDLGLPDQDGYEVCGKIRKRTSTPVIMVTARSDVRSRIHGLNMGADDYVVKPYDTGELLARIHAVSRRTAHEDPTTGGEDTLLLGPVRIELPTRQVTVDGAVIQLTRKEFDLLALLAQRPGVVFRREQIISEVWRTSWEGTGRTLEVHVASLRAKLRMPALIETVRGVGYRLVAPAA
- a CDS encoding amino acid ABC transporter ATP-binding protein → MTKVTVAKEDAATSDELVVLKSVNKHFGALHVLQDIDLTIARGEVVVVIGPSGSGKSTLCRTINRLETIDSGTITIDGKPLPHEGRELARLRADVGMVFQSFNLFAHKTVLENVMLGQVKVRRADKKQAEEKARALLDRVGVGTQADKYPAQLSGGQQQRVAIARALAMGPKVMLFDEPTSALDPEMINEVLEVMQQLAREGMTMIVVTHEMGFARSAANRVVFMADGRIVEQATPEQFFSNPRSDRAREFLSKILHH